The window CCTGCATTTGCTCCCAGGGCATCCATCCGTAGATATTATAGGGCGGCTTATAAATCCACTCACAGATATTCTCGGCATGGCTGGGTTCCATAGGAACAACATGAAAGGTAACAGGGGAACTGATCATAATGGCACAGGCCTCCTTTCAAGAGGACAATACTCTATCCATATACTTAATTATATACAAAACAGGCCCCAGTCAACTCAGCTATTTTTCAAAAACAGGAGAAACTTGACAAACCCAAAAAAATATTTTATGAAATGGCGAAAATTGAGGGGAATAGGTGTTTTACAGATGAGGGGAGGGGTAAGTATTTTTATAGACAAAAAAAAAGGCCTTCCCCAAGATTTCGGCAAAAATCCTGGAAAAGCGCCTCTCTCATAACCTTTTATTGCACATCATCATTATCTTGTGAATCTGTTGCTACAGTCTGATAAGCATCCGTGCTCATGATGCGTTTGGCGCCAACGTAGCGGTTGACGTAGTAGCTGTCACTCAGCGAGCTGATGGTTACGCCGCGAGAGGATGAAGCGTGTGCGAATTTGCCATCACCGACATAAATGCCTACATGGGATACGCCACGGCCGCTTGTATTAAAGAATACAAGATCGCCTTCCCGCAGATTGTCACGGGAGATGGCAGTGCCCATCTGGTATTGGGAGCCGGATTGATGCGGCAGGTTAATGCCGATCTTGTCAAATACGTACATGGTAAATCCGGAGCAATCAAAGCCGTTTGTCGATACACCGCCGGATACGTATTTAGTTCCGATGGCTTTGTCGATGACTTTATCCATTTTGGAATCGGCGAAAGCGCTTCCTGCTCCAATGGTAAGGATGATAGAAAAACTTAATAATGCGGCTGCTAACTTCTTCTTCAAAAGTAAATACCCCTTCCAAATGCCTACGAGGTTAGCTTAAGGGTTCGGTTGAAGGTCCCCTATGACCCCTCTGTGAATAGGAGGTCAATTCACCCAAAAATTGGTTCCCCCGTTCCCCTTATGAATAAGGGAACTCGGCACGACTGTTGATTAGGATTAGCTGATCAATCAATATGACAAAACTTTTGTAAAACCCATTTGAATAATTACAAAAATGTTACTATAAGTTCACTGCGATAATTGTAACAAAGACAGAGCCAGTTGGCAATCACTTAAAACATATTAATGCATATTATTTGCACTTTTTAAGAGTCATATCTGCTAAAAAAGGCGCATATTTACGCCCGGCGTAAGCTATTTCTCTGAACAGGTTGGAATTTTTAGTAAAAAGGTGTTTCATGGGCCCTGAATCTGTGTAAAAGGTAGAATAAGGAAATAAAAAGGAAAGACCCGGAAATGATTACGGCAATAATCAGCTTCCGGGCCTGTATAAGTTACATTTAGTTGTTAGAGGCGAAATTGAGGAGAAGAATCAATCGTAAGCGACAGCCTGGTAAGCTGTTGTGCTCATTACACGTTTGGCGCCAACGTAGCGGTTGGCCCAGTAAGAATTGCTCATTGAAGTGATAGTAACGCCGCGGGAACTGGATGATTGTGCAAACTTCCCGTTTCCGACATAAATGCCGACATGGGATACCCCACTGCCCAAGGTATTGAAGAATACAAGGTCGCCGGGACGGAGATTACTCTTGGAGACGGCGGTTCCTACGCTGAATTGCGCTTTAGAAGTGCGCGGCAAGGTAAGGCCGACGCTCTTAAATACGTATTTGGTAAATCCAGAACAATCGAAGCCGGCAGTGCTTGTGCCCCCGGTTTTATACGACGTTCCCAGCGTTTTTGTAATCACGGTATCCATTTTGGAGTCGGCAAATGCGCTTCCTGCCCCCAGTGTGAATACCATCACAAGACCTAGCGCTGCTGCGGTGCATTTCTTCTTAAGATTGGTGCGGAAAATATTGTGACTTTTCAAAAGATGTACTCCTTCCAAGGCCTGCGAGGTTAGCTTAAGGATTCGGTAGAAGGTTCCCCTATGACCCCTCTAAAGCGAGATCAATTCACCCAAAA of the Paenibacillus pedocola genome contains:
- a CDS encoding C40 family peptidase → MKKKLAAALLSFSIILTIGAGSAFADSKMDKVIDKAIGTKYVSGGVSTNGFDCSGFTMYVFDKIGINLPHQSGSQYQMGTAISRDNLREGDLVFFNTSGRGVSHVGIYVGDGKFAHASSSRGVTISSLSDSYYVNRYVGAKRIMSTDAYQTVATDSQDNDDVQ
- a CDS encoding C40 family peptidase codes for the protein MVFTLGAGSAFADSKMDTVITKTLGTSYKTGGTSTAGFDCSGFTKYVFKSVGLTLPRTSKAQFSVGTAVSKSNLRPGDLVFFNTLGSGVSHVGIYVGNGKFAQSSSSRGVTITSMSNSYWANRYVGAKRVMSTTAYQAVAYD